CGCCCTCGTGGGTGACGGCTACAGGCAGATGCACCTCTTTCGCAGCTATGTATGCCCGAAAACACGATCTGGGTGTATACAACCCCGCCATGCTCGGCAGTGATCGCCGCACCTCAGATGGCAGCATAACGGCGACTCGCTCCGGGGTCTGCCTGTAGTGACGCAGATCTATGCCGGCAACCACCCTGATGAAGGACTCCGCCTCGCCAAAGGTGGTTTTTGAGCGACCGTCTTTATCGGCGATTCCAACCAATGCCTCAAACGGATCGCAGTAGTATGGCTCGCGGCGATCGGTATCCATGTCCTTGTATCGGCGCAATACCACGCCTGCCGCCCGGTTCATCAGCCCCGAGTACAGCGCCGTGCGCACCTGCGCCGCTTCCTCGGCGGGCGAACTCTCGAGCGAGGCCGGACCCACATCGTCCATCAACACTGGCAAACCGCGCGCGGCAGCCCTCAGGAGAAAAGAGTCGAGCCAAGAACCGGCGGTCTCCGAGCTCGGGCCAATGGCGGCAAATATACGATAATCCGTCGTCGCATGGGTTACGGCGAACTCGCATCTGTCGATCACCTGCCCGGCGTCGAGGCCGGTGCGCTTGAGGTAGGTACTAACGTCGAGCGAGAGCGTGGCCGGTCGGCGAGGATCGATCTCTCGCACCGCCTCGCGCATCGAGGTCGCCCACGATTCGAGGTCGGACAAGCTGCTAAAACCGGAAAGAAATGCCTCGTTCGCCAACTCCCATGCAAAAATCGCCGACTCGCCTCTAAAGCGATTGACGATCTTTTGCACCAAAGCCATCTGCCGAGAAACGAGGTACTGATCGGTCCGCGGATCGCGGCGTTTCCCCCAGGAGACCTCGGCAAGCTCGGCGTGACGGTCATCCGCGAAGAAGCACACGATCACCTGCAAGCGATTTTCCCTCGCCGAAGCCAGCAGGTCTGCGAACCGCTCCAGCGACTCTTCGTCATACTGGCCAACCTGAGGCTCGAGGACCTTCCACGACAGAAACACCTTCACCAGCGAGAACCGGGCCGCGGCAAGTTTCTCGAAATCCGATACGAAATCGTGTCGATACCACTCTTCCCATCCATCGGACTCCGAGTTGACGGGATGGTAATTCACGCCCACGGGAAAGAGCGGATTGCGGCGCAACGCCTTCTTCCCGGCCGACACAGCCGCCTCGGGCTGCTCGTTGCCCGCCGGAGTCGCCGGCGCGGACTCTGCCACCTCTGCAGAGAGCGACGCGGCCGGTTCCAGCTCCTCCACCGGAGCCGCATCTTCGCTTTCCGCAGGCGGCGAATGTACAACCTTGGGCTCAGGCGCCTGAACCGAGCGCTTTGCGCGGTTGGAGCGTCTGTCTTCACTTCCCTGGCGGGTAGGCACTATGACCTCCTCGCTTTATAGGCGTCAAAAAGGTCCCAAAACAATCTTTGCCTGCGCGTGTCATGATAGGCGGCGCGGCGCATCTCCCAGCTGGCTGCAGAGTACTCGCCCTCTGTCAGCAGCACGGCCGCCAGGCCAAACCGAGCCCTGACGCAAGCCGGATCGAGCGAGAGGGCCACCCTGTAAGCGGCAGCCGAGTGTTCGTAGCGCTGCGAGCCGAGAAGAGACTCGGCGAAAAGGACGTGTGTCATCGCGTGCGAAGGAACCGCTTTGGCCAGTACACCGAAGATTTTTGTCGCGTTACGATTCAGCCCAGGCAACTTCGAGAGCGCGACTCCGAGCACATAGACCGCGGTAGGAACTCTGGTTGAGATCGTCAACGCCCGAAGTGCGCACGCCATGGCCTCATTGACCGCCTCCTGCTTCAAGTACAGGTACGCCGCAAGCCCAAGCGCATCCGCATCGTTGGCGTTGTCATCGAGGATCAGTCGCAACAAATCGGCGGCGCTAAAATAGTCTTCCTCGTAAGCGAGCGCTCCGGCTGCATCAAGGCGTGATTGCCGGTTATTTGGAACCTCCGAAGGATCAGGTGCGGGGTTTCCGTCATCAAACACCCCCGCTAACGCAAAGAACAGGTCATCCTGACTCGAGTCCAGCTCACCTGCCTTGCGAAACCCGGGAAGCGCGGTGGCCATTCCCTCCTTCTTCAGAGCGGCAATCGCAAGGTTATACATAGCCCTTGCCTCAGCGGGATTCAACTCGAGAGCTCGGCGCCATGAGTCTATCGCCTGCTCGTCGAATGCGGCCGCCGAGAAAGCCTCTCCCAACTGCACGTGAGCCGTGACCAATGAGGGCTCCACCTCGGCAAGCTCATGCCAAACCAGGATGGACTGGTCCCACATGCCACCCGCCCGGTCGTACGCGAGTCCAAGCACGAGGTACGCGGGCGCGCAGGAAGGATCCAACTCGATGGCGCGACTCGCCGAAGCGATCGCCTCCTGGTAGAAATCGCCCGACAACATCAGCTCGGCGAGCAAGCAGTGAATATCGACGTCCGATGGG
This genomic window from Actinomycetota bacterium contains:
- a CDS encoding beta-galactosidase trimerization domain-containing protein: MPTRQGSEDRRSNRAKRSVQAPEPKVVHSPPAESEDAAPVEELEPAASLSAEVAESAPATPAGNEQPEAAVSAGKKALRRNPLFPVGVNYHPVNSESDGWEEWYRHDFVSDFEKLAAARFSLVKVFLSWKVLEPQVGQYDEESLERFADLLASARENRLQVIVCFFADDRHAELAEVSWGKRRDPRTDQYLVSRQMALVQKIVNRFRGESAIFAWELANEAFLSGFSSLSDLESWATSMREAVREIDPRRPATLSLDVSTYLKRTGLDAGQVIDRCEFAVTHATTDYRIFAAIGPSSETAGSWLDSFLLRAAARGLPVLMDDVGPASLESSPAEEAAQVRTALYSGLMNRAAGVVLRRYKDMDTDRREPYYCDPFEALVGIADKDGRSKTTFGEAESFIRVVAGIDLRHYRQTPERVAVMLPSEVRRSLPSMAGLYTPRSCFRAYIAAKEVHLPVAVTHEGDPVGEYAMLVVPSVFRLEDSTWEELAGFVQSGGSLVMSYGGGDTHPAAREIFGVEFLGDAGARESLSCRVAQSEVFGALRSFDVSAEIPHFALLGSAGATVVATDSKGSPLLTLNGFGQGKAIFIAAPAERAIAQAGPWTAPLAIGSMLREIYGSVARKTGCALPMSCDRHSVEVALFSGESDDVVVLFNHAREKSVVTLTFERKIAHIADVRGGRPVMVNDLSFGLPVEGGAGTALRITY
- a CDS encoding tetratricopeptide repeat protein, whose product is MADRPVYAGVAEGLARQGHIQSAVEACYKTLEADPSDVDIHCLLAELMLSGDFYQEAIASASRAIELDPSCAPAYLVLGLAYDRAGGMWDQSILVWHELAEVEPSLVTAHVQLGEAFSAAAFDEQAIDSWRRALELNPAEARAMYNLAIAALKKEGMATALPGFRKAGELDSSQDDLFFALAGVFDDGNPAPDPSEVPNNRQSRLDAAGALAYEEDYFSAADLLRLILDDNANDADALGLAAYLYLKQEAVNEAMACALRALTISTRVPTAVYVLGVALSKLPGLNRNATKIFGVLAKAVPSHAMTHVLFAESLLGSQRYEHSAAAYRVALSLDPACVRARFGLAAVLLTEGEYSAASWEMRRAAYHDTRRQRLFWDLFDAYKARRS